From a region of the Ovis aries strain OAR_USU_Benz2616 breed Rambouillet chromosome 10, ARS-UI_Ramb_v3.0, whole genome shotgun sequence genome:
- the NHLRC3 gene encoding NHL repeat-containing protein 3 isoform X2, translated as MTRFWVCIAGAGFFLALLVLHSRFCASRLPPHLHLAFKISWRAEEILYRLDVDWPKYSEYFTGATFCVAVDSLNGLVYVAQRGDNIPKVLVFTEDGYFLRSWNYTVDTPHGIFAASTPQEKSVWITDVGSGFYGHTIKKYNSFGDLVQVLGTPGKKGTGLNPLQFDNPAELHVDDTGDIYIVDGDGGLNNRLIKLSQDFMILWLRGENGTGPAKFNIPHSVTVDSTGRVWVADRGNKRLQVFDKDTGDWLGEWKNCFSEEGPSAVRFTPDGKYVVVAQLNLSRLLILVAPPVGNIGDCSVVSTIQLADQVSPHLLDVSRETGAVYVAEIGAKQVQKYIPVNRYWKS; from the exons ATGACGAGATTCTGGGTTTGCATAGCCGGCGCTGGCTTCTTTCTAGCGCTTCTGGTTTTGCATTCGCGGTTCTGTGCCTCTCGG CTCCCACCACATCTGCACttggcttttaaaatttcctgGAGAGCTgaggagattctttaccggctaGATGTGGATTGGCCGAAGTATTCAGAATACTTCACCGGAGCAACATTTTGTGTTGCAGTTGACTCCCTCAACGGATTGGTTTATGTAGCCCAG AGAGGGGATAACATCCCAAAGGTATTAGTGTTCACAGAGGATGGATATTTCCTACGATCCTGGAATTATACAGTTGACACACCTCATGGTATATTTGCAGCCAGTACACCACAGGAAAAATCCGTCTGGATCACGGATGTAGGAAGTG GATTCTATGGTCAtactattaaaaaatacaattccTTTGGTGATCTTGTTCAAGTTTTGGGGACCCCAGGCAAAAAAGGCACTGGTTTGAACCCCCTGCAGTTTGATAACCCTGCGGAATTACATGTAGATGACACAGGAGATATTTACATTGTGGATGGAGATGGAGGGTTGAATAACAGGCTGATCAAATTGTCCCAAG attttatgatcctttggctgcgtggagaaaatggaacaggGCCTGCTAAGTTCAACATACCCCACAGTGTTACAGTGGATTCCACTGGTCGG GTGTGGGTGGCTGACCGAGGCAATAAAAGACTTCAGGTGTTTGATAAAGACACAGGGGATTGGTTGGGAGAGTGGAAGAACTGTTTCTCGGAAGAGGGGCCTTCTGCAGTCAG GTTTACTCCTGATGGTAAATACGTGGTCGTGGCCCAGCTGAATCTGAGCCGGCTCTTAATCCTGGTGGCGCCCCCGGTAGGAAACATCGGTGACTGCTCTGTGGTCAGCACAATCCAGCTGGCCGATCAAGTCTCCCCGCATCTCTTAGATGTCAGCAGGGAGACCGGAGCAGTCTACGTAGCCGAAATTGGAGCAAAGCAAGTGCAAAAATACATCCCCGTGAATAG ATACTGGAAGAGCTAG
- the NHLRC3 gene encoding NHL repeat-containing protein 3 isoform X1 — MTRFWVCIAGAGFFLALLVLHSRFCASRLPPHLHLAFKISWRAEEILYRLDVDWPKYSEYFTGATFCVAVDSLNGLVYVAQRGDNIPKVLVFTEDGYFLRSWNYTVDTPHGIFAASTPQEKSVWITDVGSGFYGHTIKKYNSFGDLVQVLGTPGKKGTGLNPLQFDNPAELHVDDTGDIYIVDGDGGLNNRLIKLSQDFMILWLRGENGTGPAKFNIPHSVTVDSTGRVWVADRGNKRLQVFDKDTGDWLGEWKNCFSEEGPSAVRFTPDGKYVVVAQLNLSRLLILVAPPVGNIGDCSVVSTIQLADQVSPHLLDVSRETGAVYVAEIGAKQVQKYIPVNSEVLERWDLD; from the exons ATGACGAGATTCTGGGTTTGCATAGCCGGCGCTGGCTTCTTTCTAGCGCTTCTGGTTTTGCATTCGCGGTTCTGTGCCTCTCGG CTCCCACCACATCTGCACttggcttttaaaatttcctgGAGAGCTgaggagattctttaccggctaGATGTGGATTGGCCGAAGTATTCAGAATACTTCACCGGAGCAACATTTTGTGTTGCAGTTGACTCCCTCAACGGATTGGTTTATGTAGCCCAG AGAGGGGATAACATCCCAAAGGTATTAGTGTTCACAGAGGATGGATATTTCCTACGATCCTGGAATTATACAGTTGACACACCTCATGGTATATTTGCAGCCAGTACACCACAGGAAAAATCCGTCTGGATCACGGATGTAGGAAGTG GATTCTATGGTCAtactattaaaaaatacaattccTTTGGTGATCTTGTTCAAGTTTTGGGGACCCCAGGCAAAAAAGGCACTGGTTTGAACCCCCTGCAGTTTGATAACCCTGCGGAATTACATGTAGATGACACAGGAGATATTTACATTGTGGATGGAGATGGAGGGTTGAATAACAGGCTGATCAAATTGTCCCAAG attttatgatcctttggctgcgtggagaaaatggaacaggGCCTGCTAAGTTCAACATACCCCACAGTGTTACAGTGGATTCCACTGGTCGG GTGTGGGTGGCTGACCGAGGCAATAAAAGACTTCAGGTGTTTGATAAAGACACAGGGGATTGGTTGGGAGAGTGGAAGAACTGTTTCTCGGAAGAGGGGCCTTCTGCAGTCAG GTTTACTCCTGATGGTAAATACGTGGTCGTGGCCCAGCTGAATCTGAGCCGGCTCTTAATCCTGGTGGCGCCCCCGGTAGGAAACATCGGTGACTGCTCTGTGGTCAGCACAATCCAGCTGGCCGATCAAGTCTCCCCGCATCTCTTAGATGTCAGCAGGGAGACCGGAGCAGTCTACGTAGCCGAAATTGGAGCAAAGCAAGTGCAAAAATACATCCCCGTGAATAG TGAAGTGCTTGAGAGATGGGATCTTGATTAA